The following proteins are co-located in the Agromyces laixinhei genome:
- a CDS encoding TetR/AcrR family transcriptional regulator, with amino-acid sequence MSSSQSPRRDARRNHERLLIEAKHLFAERGIDAPLDELAARAGVGAGTVYRHFPNRDALVRELYDDAVADLAEFAPQFLNAETGWRAIELWLERVSGWLAASPHLQAVMARVAELDPDHRPAAEFAPMMDAVVARAQAEGLLRDDVTAVDLSVMVDMLGSLGQYGDAYLPFRRRQLGIVLDGLRARPDLTPLPGDGQAFDEFHDMSHARAPKRTPR; translated from the coding sequence GTGAGTTCGTCCCAGTCGCCCCGCCGTGACGCGAGGCGAAATCATGAACGGCTGCTCATCGAGGCGAAGCACCTCTTCGCCGAGCGGGGCATCGACGCGCCGCTCGACGAACTCGCGGCCCGGGCCGGTGTCGGAGCGGGCACCGTCTACCGTCACTTCCCGAACCGCGACGCCCTCGTGCGAGAGCTCTACGATGACGCGGTCGCAGATCTGGCGGAGTTCGCTCCGCAGTTCCTGAACGCCGAGACCGGGTGGCGGGCGATCGAGCTCTGGCTCGAGCGGGTGAGCGGGTGGTTGGCCGCTTCGCCGCACCTGCAGGCGGTGATGGCCCGCGTCGCCGAGCTCGATCCCGACCACCGGCCGGCCGCCGAGTTCGCCCCGATGATGGACGCGGTGGTCGCCCGCGCACAGGCCGAAGGGTTGCTGCGCGACGACGTCACCGCCGTCGATCTCAGCGTGATGGTCGACATGCTCGGCTCGCTCGGGCAGTACGGCGATGCATACCTGCCATTCCGCCGCCGCCAGCTGGGCATCGTGCTCGACGGGCTGCGCGCCCGGCCCGACCTCACGCCGCTGCCCGGCGACGGGCAGGCGTTCGACGAGTTCCACGACATGTCGCACGCCAGGGCGCCGAAACGCACGCCTCGCTGA
- a CDS encoding N-acetylmannosamine-6-phosphate 2-epimerase, with protein MTDLDLSTLRGGLIVSCQAYPGEPMRHPETMAQFAESAVRGGAVGIRAQGIADVRLIHERVALPQIGLWKDGDGGVFITPTFEHALEVARAGAEIVAIDGTRRARPDGLSLAETVRRLHDEAGVLVMADVGSVADGLAASEAGADLVGTTLCGYTEERPKTVGPDLEVLAELAARLDVPVIAEGRVHTPAQASACIDAGAFAVVVGTAITHPETITGWFAAAVERRSE; from the coding sequence ATGACCGACCTCGACCTCAGCACGCTTCGCGGCGGGCTCATCGTCTCGTGCCAGGCGTATCCGGGCGAACCCATGCGGCACCCCGAGACCATGGCGCAGTTCGCCGAATCGGCCGTGCGCGGCGGTGCGGTCGGCATCCGCGCGCAGGGCATCGCCGATGTGCGCCTCATCCATGAACGCGTGGCACTTCCGCAGATCGGGCTCTGGAAGGACGGCGACGGCGGGGTCTTCATCACGCCGACCTTCGAGCATGCGCTCGAGGTTGCGCGGGCCGGTGCCGAGATCGTCGCGATCGACGGCACCCGACGCGCTCGGCCCGACGGGTTGAGCCTCGCCGAGACGGTCCGGCGCCTGCACGATGAGGCCGGCGTGCTCGTCATGGCCGACGTGGGGTCGGTCGCCGACGGTCTCGCAGCGTCGGAGGCCGGCGCGGATCTGGTCGGTACCACCCTGTGCGGTTACACCGAGGAGCGGCCGAAGACCGTCGGTCCCGACCTCGAAGTGCTCGCGGAACTCGCCGCCCGGCTCGACGTGCCGGTCATCGCAGAGGGCCGGGTGCACACGCCGGCGCAGGCTTCGGCGTGCATCGACGCCGGAGCGTTCGCGGTCGTCGTCGGAACCGCGATCACGCATCCCGAGACGATCACCGGCTGGTTCGCCGCGGCCGTCGAGCGACGTTCCGAGTAA
- a CDS encoding ROK family protein has product MRAAIGVDLGGTKIAAGLVGEGGVVLGRASAPTPAVHGPGAVLDTVVRLARSLAERAGPEIVLSGCGVGSAGVIDRASGAVASATDSLPGWTGTPVRDALAAELGLPVSVVNDVHAHALGEALHGAGAGAPTVLMIAAGTGVGGALVIDGRVHSGRRGVSGHFGHVPSAEAAGRPCTCGRTGHLEAVASGPAMCAVYRESSGDPSVTDGRVVVQRAEAGDVHAEASVALAGRALGRTIGGLVNALDPDVVIVGGGLASAGEGWWRALREAADDERIALLADTPIVGAALGADAAIVGAAALITTATPLEEPA; this is encoded by the coding sequence ATGCGCGCCGCCATCGGCGTCGACCTCGGCGGCACGAAGATCGCCGCCGGGCTCGTCGGCGAGGGCGGCGTGGTGCTGGGCCGCGCCTCGGCGCCGACCCCGGCCGTTCACGGCCCGGGTGCCGTGCTCGACACGGTCGTGCGCCTCGCGAGGTCGCTCGCGGAGCGCGCAGGCCCCGAGATCGTGCTGAGCGGATGCGGTGTCGGCTCCGCCGGAGTCATCGATCGGGCGAGCGGCGCGGTCGCGTCGGCGACCGATTCGCTGCCCGGATGGACGGGCACGCCGGTGCGCGACGCGCTCGCGGCAGAACTCGGCCTTCCGGTCTCCGTCGTCAACGACGTGCACGCGCACGCCCTGGGTGAGGCGCTGCACGGCGCGGGCGCCGGTGCGCCCACCGTGCTCATGATCGCCGCCGGCACCGGTGTCGGCGGCGCGCTCGTCATCGACGGGCGGGTGCACTCGGGGCGTCGCGGCGTCTCGGGTCACTTCGGCCACGTGCCCTCGGCCGAGGCAGCCGGGAGACCGTGCACCTGCGGCCGAACCGGGCACCTCGAAGCGGTCGCCTCCGGGCCCGCGATGTGCGCCGTCTATCGCGAGTCGAGCGGCGACCCGTCGGTCACCGACGGCCGCGTGGTCGTGCAGCGCGCGGAAGCGGGCGACGTGCACGCCGAGGCATCCGTCGCCCTCGCGGGCCGTGCCCTCGGCCGCACGATCGGCGGACTCGTGAACGCCCTCGACCCCGACGTCGTGATCGTCGGGGGCGGGCTCGCGTCGGCCGGCGAAGGTTGGTGGCGAGCGCTTCGCGAAGCCGCCGACGACGAACGGATCGCGCTGCTCGCCGACACGCCGATCGTGGGCGCCGCCCTCGGTGCCGATGCCGCGATCGTGGGGGCCGCCGCCCTCATCACCACTGCAACACCCCTGGAGGAGCCAGCATGA
- a CDS encoding dihydrodipicolinate synthase family protein — translation MANRAAGSPLTLFTGHEVVVDGALLAGADGVVPGLGNVDPVRYVQLFDAAGAADWARVRELQDEVAELFEIVFQASGVSGEAAGLGAFKTALAHLGVIASNRMSQPVPSLEGDTVARITAIVDRAELSA, via the coding sequence ATGGCCAACCGCGCGGCCGGCAGCCCGCTCACGCTCTTCACGGGCCACGAGGTCGTCGTCGACGGCGCGCTGCTCGCGGGCGCCGACGGCGTCGTGCCCGGCCTCGGCAATGTCGACCCGGTGCGCTACGTGCAGCTCTTCGACGCGGCGGGCGCCGCCGACTGGGCGCGCGTGCGCGAACTGCAGGACGAGGTCGCCGAGCTCTTCGAGATCGTCTTCCAGGCGAGCGGCGTGAGCGGCGAGGCGGCCGGGCTCGGCGCGTTCAAGACGGCTCTCGCCCACCTCGGCGTCATCGCCTCGAACCGGATGTCGCAGCCGGTGCCGTCGCTCGAGGGCGACACCGTGGCACGCATCACCGCGATCGTCGATCGCGCGGAACTCTCGGCCTGA